One Conger conger chromosome 7, fConCon1.1, whole genome shotgun sequence genomic window, AAGCCCAGCCAGGTCGCCGGAACATTCCCTGTGAGTGCCCTGCGAACGTCGTCACCTGTACGTGAACGGAGGGCTTCAGCTGTCAGTTTTGTGTAGAAAAGAGGCGCGTTGTCACGCCAAATAACAGACGTGTATTTATCGAGTTTATAAAAGTAAAGCTCCTGGCATGTCTAACTCTGTTATGAGCAACTTACGGTCATTGTAAATGACAAATTCTGTCCATGGGGTCTCAGCAGTGGGCGAATGGCGGTGTTGGCTTTTCTTCCTCTGGTTGAAAGcgttatttgtttttcatccGTGTCTGCCTGTTCATTTTTAAAGGGGATTCCGGCCAAAAAGGACGGAGAGGAGGCTAACGCTGAGGGAAAAGGGATCGCCGCTAGGATCATCGGCCCCTTCAAGCCGGTGAGCTCTCTGTGAAGACGAGAACAGTACCTCCGTCCCTGTGCTGACTACAGATGAGCTGTCATGGGGAGCAGATGTGCGCATGAGTTAGGGAGAGCCCTGACTCATGTGAATTATTGCGGTAGATCAGTCTTGCTGGCAGTTTGCTGACCGGGCAGTTGTGTTTCTAAACGGCTTAGCACTGCTGGCAAAGCCCCTTCCATGTGCGAGAGGAACGGCCACGTGCTCAGCTTTGGGTTGCGAGCATGTGCTTTCTGTGACTATTCGAGTCTCATGACATGTCTCCTTTCTCCTGTCACTCCAGTCTCCTTCGACGTACAACCCCCACAGGCCTGTGCCCTACCCCATCCCCCCCTGCAGACCCCATGCCACCATCGCACCCAGTAAGGTTTCTTTTTCTACAACttttcaattttaaaaaaaattcctggtcctggagagttgcagggtgtgctggtttttgttgttacttggcacttaattgatcagttaatgCAGTTGCTTACACACCTCACCTTAGCTgcgttcaagatggcaaacTTTAGCTACCGTTCGTGaacattcaaacttttttctgttctagTTAACAGTTTTAAAATTGTTAGatctaagtcgcatccatttctattcaaaatgcgttggtggggaactaaatggaatgaaaacaaacagtaacTTTTTGCTGCAAACACAGTTTTGTGTAGTCGATGCAAACATTCTCTTGAATGCACGTCTGGTTTCCTGGATTTCTTGGTTGCTGATataaaggcaaaaataaaaaccagcagaccctggctccccaggaccaggaatgaagatcattgTTCGACTGACTTGTCTTTGACATGATGCGGGTGGTGATTCATCAGTGTGATCATTTTCTTAGGTGGAATTAAgatgaaatgtttgtgttttggtggGTTCCCTGGTTTATTATGTGTTGAGGGAGTTGGAGGAGGTGTTTTCATAAAGCACTTTCAATCCTCTGCCTCTACCGCCCGCCTGCTCAGGTGCGTACAACAGCGCGGGCTTGGTGTCAGTCGGCGGGGTCATCACCGCCAACGTGCCCCCTCCTCCCTACAGCGCCACGCTGAACCCAGCAGGTAGGAGGTGCTGGTGGGTCTTTGTCTGtatgtttgggggggtgggtgaaggTCTTGAAAGAGCTTTTGCCCTGTGGGAGGTAGGGTCTTCCCATACTCGCATCCTGCATCAACCGCAGGCGTGCAACTTTAATTATATTTCCGGAAGCCTCCGTGGTCACTTGTGTCGAGGCTGTGCGCGCGAGGCGTGTCGGATGCTGATATCTGAGACGGCAGGTACATAATCCGTTGACAAGGCTGTAGGTGTTTGTTAAACCGGTACGCAGAAAACCAAGAGGCTTGCTGGTAGTTCCAACAAACACGGGACAGTTTTTGGTGGAAAAGCTGGTTCGGTGGGAATGTGGGTTTGGGGTTGTATCCTGTGTAAAATGATTTGCATGCAGAAatttttgtttacctttgcAGTGGCTCAAGCCGAAAGAAACGCGCAAATCGTAGTCCGCTCATCTTGCAGTAGTTTTAGTGGCAGTTTTTTAAAATAGTAAATGCAGTTAGAATCCTTCAAGTGCTTGTTTGCAAActgaagttttcttttttcagctttagtTTGCCTTTGTTTTTGCGTATGCTTTGCTGCAGCTGTTGTATTTCTCTACTAACAGCCTGAATGCACATTACCACGCTGCAGCGTTCTGCACATCACAGAAGGCATAACTCCACATAAactcccagcagcctctgctcAGTCAGAGGAACAGTGCTGATGCCCAGTGTGTTTtgatccggggggggggggggggggtattcaaTTTAACCGTGTCCCGCCCTCTACAGGCCAGCCTGCCTGTGACCCctccactgtgacatttctGTTTGTCTTCCCCACACAGAAAAAGAGGAGAGTGCAAATCCAAAAACCCCCCAGCCTCAGTGTAAGTCCACAGAGTTGGTGTTTCTTAACTTGGAGCTTTATCATTCTGACAgttaaggttatgttccaccgaaaaggcatctttggtcttccagatcatttcagaggtacattatcatgaggtatggaaTTGGAAAGATAAATtctgacaaaatatgtaaattagctcattttcatatttcataattacaaatttgaacatttttgtagcagtctataatctgaaccaagtaagataTTGTTATAATTCAGATTCTAAATTAGACATGTTGGAagattgttttgagccattttaatcaccagtacccaatagtcatttttataaatatttgaagAAAAATTATAAAATATCCTGTAATATCATCTGGAAATCAACtctaaaatggtaaataattatactaatttccCCGTACACATGGCATAATCATTCAAAAGTTAGTATTATCCTTAATGTTGAACtgttgagggatgatttgcagcagtaaacagaaaagggTAAGCTTgactgaaaatgtgatttttttcagtggaacagaaccttaaaaaGAATTATGGAAAGAGAGCTCCCTTTCGCCATCAACACAGCAGTAGTTTATGTGAGCAGGATACCATTTGAACGCACTGGAACAGAGACTCCAACAGTAGCAGTGAAAAAATAACCGAATGAATGCGTGAATTAACCAAAATTGCTTGCCTAGCTAGTGTCTCCCTGCTTAATACGGTTCTCTATAAGGATGCCATAAGGATACCTCATGCAATGAAGCACTGGAAGCTCAAGTGAGATTAAAGTTCAAATTACAGTCGGTGTGTTTCGATCGAAATAGTGACACTTCCTGTTCCATCTATAGTCAGATCTTTTACGGTCTGAGCAACAACATCACAGGTTTAAAATCTTCACCTCGCTGTTAAAATGTGCATCTGGGCTTGGCGTTGGCCTGTGTGCTTCAGTGATTGATGTTCCTTTTGGCATTAGAGGCTGTAGTGAACGGACTGAGTGTTCTCACCCGCTTCCTGCTCCCTCTGCTTTGGGTTATTTTGCTCAGGGGCTGCTCCCAGTTATACCCTCTCAGTATTTGCGGGACTTGTGACAACTGTGTGAGGCTGTCAGCAGCCACCTTTAGATGGCACTGTAGTGAAGGGAATATTCAGAGCTGGATAGGGACTGTGTGAAAAGTCTGACATCCTGGCTTTCAATAGTATGGGTTTTTCTGTCGAGGCGATTGTTTTTAAGATTCTGGCTGTCTTCGAGTTGTTTATCCTGTTAGGAACCCAGTAGGTTAATAAATGGTCTGCTTTCTCttgatttaatattattttttttgcatacttTTGTCGTGTGCACAGTGTTGTGTTAAGTCGCACAGAATGGCTGATGTACGCACGTTTTGTGAACGAGGCCAATAATTGAACCATTAGTCatttttttacactttacacAAAGTGTACCAACAAATTGCTTGAATCTTTGCACTAAACCACTGTTCGCTAAAGGGAAGACAATGCAGTGTCAACCGGTCTTTATCTTTATTGTTTGAAAACAAATCTTATCTTACCTGCAGTGATGTTTATTTATACAGCGCTTGGTGCCAAAAGAATGTTCCAGATGGTAGAAAATAGAAATGGAAACCACATTGTAATTATGTGCATGTATGGGGTGTACTTGTATTTTGTATTGCATTACCTGTTGCATTACCACTAACTGTTTACATCCTCTgtagcagcgctactcaactccatgtcctgcaggccacagtgtctgtaggtatttGCTCCCTACAccatctgatttcactaattagcttatctgAACCAAACGGGTcgaataattagtgaaatccaGTGGCGTAGCGCATGGTAGGAGCGAATACCTGCGGATACTGTAGcacgcaggacatggagttaaGTAGTGCTGCTCTGTAGAATTCTAGATCCTTAGAGTAATTATAATGAAagtttatcaacaattaacttaTAGTAACTGAAGGAGCGGAACACATTCAAACCCTGTACTGTCGTTGGAAATTGGTGTGACCTCGATTTTTTAGGACATTATttagtcctcactcctggtcctggagagccacagggtatgctggtttttgttttcgctttAATACCAGCAACAAATTCCGACCCAAATAATCGGGTGAGATGAGtttactgtgtaattaactgctttaattggtcaattgagtgctgagtaacaacaaaaaccagcacaccctgcggctctccaggacaaggAGTGAAGACCACAGAGTGAAGACCAAGAGAAGAAGTGATAACAGAGAATGGATAATGTAAGATAGAtaattgatgtgtttgtgttgtttctAGAACACggttaaatataaatgtgtacTGACTGGTGCTTGCATGTCTGTTCAGCTTTCTCCCGTCCAGCTAGCCAACAGAACCACGCCTCCATCGCAACGCCCACCATGTCCCCCCACGGCTCCAACCCCTCCACCCCGTCCACCCCCgtcccctcccacccctcctccacccAGCCCCCTCCGACCACCCCCATCACCCCCGTCTTCCCCGGCCTGGTTCCCTCCCAGAACCTGGGGGCCGCCACCTCCCCATCCGTCATCAAAGGTCCACCCGCCACCATCGCCCAAACCTCCAGCGGGCactccacccccatcccccagcAGTACGCAGGGCTGCCCCCTTCCGTCACCCCCACGCCCTCCGTCATCAAGTCCCACACCCCGTCCGGGACTCCCTGTGGGACCCCCGTCCCCAGCGGAGGCTACTCCCCGTCTCCTTACGCCAGCCTGTCACGCTCGGGAACCCCCACCGCCCTCCCCAGGAGCGCCGCCGACCCTTCGGCGGGGCTGCCCGCCCACAAGGGCTACCCTGACCCCCAGACGGGCTCCCCTTACCCCGGGCTGCCCCCTCCCGCCGCCTCGCCCGTCCAGTCGGTCATCCGCAGCTACACCCCCTCCGGCCCCCCGCCCTTAACCCCGGGCCACTCCGCTCCCGGGCTTCCAGCTTTCGCCGGCGCCTCCGCCCAGAGCCCCAAACCCTCCGCCCTGGCCTCCCAGGCTCAGATGGCGACCAGCGGGGCTTTCTACGGCGAGCAGGCCCTGTCGCGGCACGGGAGCGGCAGCAACAGCCCCGTGCCGTCGGCCTTCAAGGGCCCCTCCCGCTCGGGGACGCCCTCGCTGAGCTCCCTGGTCATCCCAAACTCCGCCGCCCTGGTGCGCTCCCTGGGCCTGGGCCACTCCACGGGGTCCCCCCAGGCCTCGCTCCCCAGCCCGGCCGCCATGGCGGGGCTCCACGGCCTGTCGGCCGCCCTGGGGCCCCAGGGCACGGGCAGTCCCTCCCCGCACCCCTTCCCCGGCCTGGGGGCCTTCCCCTCCCTGTCCTCGGCCTCCCCGTTCCCCGGGGTGCCGGTGTCCTCGGTCTCCTGCGCCGTCTCCTCCGCCGCCCCGCCGTCCTCCGTCTACGCCGGGCTGCCCCACGCCGTCACCCCCTCCCAGTCCCCCTTCGGCCTGGGCCTCACCACCACGCACAGCCTGTTTCCCCCCGGCCTGCCCCCCGGGGCCAGCGCCGCGTTCCCCGGCTTCGGGGGCTCCGGTAGCCCCGCGGCCGGGAGCCCCGTGCTGTCGTCTCTGATGGGGCTCCAGGGGGCCTCGTCCTCCGTGGCCACCGTGGCCCCCCTCCAGGCGGCGGCTGTGGCGGCGGCCACTGCTGGGGTCCCCTCCTCAGCCCCGGTGCTGCCCGGGTTCGCCTCCGCCTTCAGCTCCAACTTCAACCCCGCTCTGGTGGCGCAGGCTGGGTGAGTATCCCAGCATCCTCCAGTCATACCTTTCCCCTGGCTGGACTCTATGGTCTAGTGCACCTACCCCTGACTTGGCTCTACGGTCTAGTGCACCTACCCCTGACTTGGCTCTACGGTCTAGTGCACCTATCCCTGACTTGGCTCTATGGTCTAGTGCACCTTCCCCTGACTTGGCTCTATGGTCTAGTGCACCTGCCCCTGACTTGGCTCTATGGTCTAGTGCACCTGCCCCTGACTTGGCTCAGTCTATTGAAacagtcctcactcctggtcctggagagccgcaggttgtgctggtttctgttttcaccttaatatcagcaaccaattcagacccaagaaaccggGTGAGttgagttaactgtaattaactgctttaattgatcaattaagtgctgagttaCCAAAAAAAACGGCAAGCCCTGTGGCTCATCAGGACTGGGGGTGAGGACCACTGACCTAGTGTCTCTCCTTGAATTATCTCATCTTAAACATGACTTCATACATGGAAATAGATGTTATCAGCGTGTGTTTTTATGGATGGAAACATTTCAAGGAAATTTGTCAGATACCATGTGATGGCATTGGTCCCGATAAGATGGTGGAGTTTCCGCTCATAATTTTACGACTTATGCTAAAGTCCATCTGTGTTGTGCTCCCACTTCGATAAGGAAGAATGTGAATTCTTTCAGAGTATATTTACATTTAgtgcaaataattaaatatttggcttTTCTAGGAAGATGAATATTTTTCCCAAAAATGTTCTCTGCTGTGAATGCACGCATGGTGTCCCTGGAATCTCTGGAAACCGAGGTTTTTTTAAAGGCAGGAGCTACCAGTAAAATGTCTTGGTCATATTTAAAGTAAAAGTAGGGGTAAATAATATCAAGGAAAATAGGCAATGGGCTCTCAACCTGACAgctttgtatttgtatatttggtGCCATTATTAAGGCAAAAGGACGCCACTCGTGTAGTTAATCAATATTATTAACTATAGAACTTGAACTTTGATATTGCCTGTGATCTGTTTGCTGCAGAAACAGCCTTGTGGAATTGACATAAAGTAATTTTCCCCCTACGTGCCTCGGCTGTCATGacctattttttttcctttgggcGTGGACATTGAAGAAGCCGAGTGTTTGATTGAAGCGATGTCTGATTTTTGTATCAGTGAAGACACGCTTTATGATAGGAGTGGTTGCTGTGGTAACTACGGTTGCACCACATTACTCATGGTGCAACAAACAATATCCCACCGCTAAATGTTTAAGCTTTTtttcatatatcatatataagTTTTCTATACTAATCCAAGTAAATAGTTATATTGAAGGTGTGGTTAggtaaaacatttaataaaacaaaatgactcTCAGAAATATATAAACCAGCTTACctgcattaaaaaaaggctTGGACTTTGGCATGCTGGTTATATCAAAATATGTGTTTTAATCGTataggataaaaaaaaaacttgcctcTATACTATCTTGGGTTTCATTCATATGCAGGTTAACTGGCGGTCTCCAGCCTCCGGGGGGCGCAGCATTCCCAGGACTGCTGTCTTTTCCTGCTATGGCAGGCTTCTCCCCTGCCGGCGCCTCACCCGCCGCCCTGTCCGGGC contains:
- the proser1 gene encoding proline and serine-rich protein 1 is translated as MDKKAFDIVLDEIRKCVLTDQRIKAIEHVHGYFSSEQVTEMLKYFSWAEPQIKAVKAMQHKMVAMPTTKVANILNCFTFSKDKLIVLELIALNISDAHNYRPVEDLFRIHASEKKRCRRILEQVCKVGCKAPVAMVSSCGMIPGNPYPKGKPSQVAGTFPGIPAKKDGEEANAEGKGIAARIIGPFKPSPSTYNPHRPVPYPIPPCRPHATIAPSAYNSAGLVSVGGVITANVPPPPYSATLNPAAFSRPASQQNHASIATPTMSPHGSNPSTPSTPVPSHPSSTQPPPTTPITPVFPGLVPSQNLGAATSPSVIKGPPATIAQTSSGHSTPIPQQYAGLPPSVTPTPSVIKSHTPSGTPCGTPVPSGGYSPSPYASLSRSGTPTALPRSAADPSAGLPAHKGYPDPQTGSPYPGLPPPAASPVQSVIRSYTPSGPPPLTPGHSAPGLPAFAGASAQSPKPSALASQAQMATSGAFYGEQALSRHGSGSNSPVPSAFKGPSRSGTPSLSSLVIPNSAALVRSLGLGHSTGSPQASLPSPAAMAGLHGLSAALGPQGTGSPSPHPFPGLGAFPSLSSASPFPGVPVSSVSCAVSSAAPPSSVYAGLPHAVTPSQSPFGLGLTTTHSLFPPGLPPGASAAFPGFGGSGSPAAGSPVLSSLMGLQGASSSVATVAPLQAAAVAAATAGVPSSAPVLPGFASAFSSNFNPALVAQAGLTGGLQPPGGAAFPGLLSFPAMAGFSPAGASPAALSGLHNPAMQSALLQAHSASALENYPPQPNGFTNYPPAPGAPFSLQPGLHPQLGWQ